The Aedes aegypti strain LVP_AGWG chromosome 3, AaegL5.0 Primary Assembly, whole genome shotgun sequence genome contains a region encoding:
- the LOC5576264 gene encoding plancitoxin-1, whose product MVTTQKMFILIVFSVLICTFQTCFSEIGCRDENNQLVDWYYLYKLPEAAADQHSPKDVTSGLHYAFITSHGPYGWRVSEKNVNQTESIPGRTLKPLLNGDEDLLKILYNDEPPRGETDGFRGHTKGVVATDGSTGFWLIHSVPKFPPMLNESYHYPDTGKIYGQSFLCVSVRADQMETVGQQLIMNEPHVYSFHVPEALKERFPKLVQATEMKPIKKPPYWSAVNLKSVGGINFHSFAKSRQFKKELYSDFIAPSLQVDLLVETWQHGAGNLPSDCTTSQWKVMNVKGVKVTEKYQFTTLKDHSKWAVSVPGDRDFICVGDINRQEHQKARGGGSVCSQIDGIVQTYRVMVENIESCPKK is encoded by the exons ATGGTAActacacaaaaaatgtttattctgaTAGTGTTTTCTGTACTAATTTGTACGTTTCAAACCTGTTTCTCCGAAATTGGATGTCGCGATGAGAACAACCAGTTAGTGGATTG GTACTATCTATATAAATTGCCAGAAGCAGCTGCAGATCAGCATTCGCCGAAGGACGTAACATCAGGATTACATTACGCGTTTATTACATCGCACGGTCCATATGGTTGGCGAGTGtccgaaaaaaatgttaaccaaACCGAGAGCATTCCTGGGAGAACTTTGAAGCCCTTGCTGAATGGTGACgaagatttgttgaaaattctttaCAACGATGAACCTCCGAGAGGCGAAACGGATGGTTTCAGGGGGCACACCAAAGGAGTCGTTGCTACCGATGGAAGCACTGGATTTTGGTTGATTCATTCCGTTCCAAAATTCCCACCAATGTTGAATGAGTCGTATCATTATCCTGATACAGGTAAAATCTACGGCCAAAGCTTTCTATGCGTGAGTGTTCGAGCAGACCAGATGGAAACCGTTGGACAACAGTTGATCATGAACGAACCGCACGTTTATTCGTTCCATGTTCCGGAAGCTTTGAAGGAACGATTCCCCAAATTAGTCCAGGCAACGGAAATGAAACCAATCAAGAAGCCGCCATACTGGAGTGCAGTCAATTTGAAATCCGTTGGTGGAATAAACTTCCATTCCTTCGCCAAAAGTCGTCAGTTCAAGAAAGAGCTGTACTCGGACTTTATAGCGCCATCGTTGCAAGTAGATTTGCTGGTCGAAACTTGGCAGCATGGGGCCGGAAATCTGCCAAGCGACTGTACGACCTCACAGTGGAAGGTGATGAATGTGAAGGGAGTCAAGGTGACCGAAAAGTATCAATTTACCACCCTGAAGGATCACTCGAAGTGGGCGGTTTCAGTGCCAGGAGACCGAGACTTCATCTGTGTTGGGGACATCAATCGACAGGAGCATCAGAAAGCACGAGGTGGCGGAAGTGTCTGCAGTCAGATAGATGGGATTGTCCAAACCTATCGCGTGATGGTGGAGAACATTGAAAGTTGTCCGAAGAAATGA
- the LOC5575364 gene encoding uncharacterized protein LOC5575364 isoform X3 — MEFIVEALQESQSGLEDDMEFEEEKIQATFNGESDFDIVNQTVGPENGAIQLLIKVAKREFVGQRILLEGLNNWLIRAHSIEAFRYSLWQLAEPHIKRAIDVQTNKEGLVVNVGWNSSERPTIEEADKFITFVDKKNRRMYPWNHLNNAAVERWKKSSTTVVCIYMYSTAVSSRPIFELVSEKLLKAKTPKPKPKVKPVLPPAADGYSFRDEVRAIRETFLQMRDLMHILDNRIALLETKCDQTFQPEPMIPVRFEQQGVGAVGKSSSADPLQYAEIKEEDDDEGEEFD; from the exons ATGGAGTTCATTGTTGAGGCCCTCCAGGAATCACAATCAGGCCTAGAGGATGACATGGAGTTCGAAGAAGAAAAGATACAAGCCACGTTCAATGGCGAATCGGATTTCGATATAGTGAATCAAACAGTGGGACCGGAGAACGGAGCCATTCAGCTACTCATCAAAGTGGCGAAGCGTGAGTTTGTTGGACAACGTATCCTTTTGGAAGGATTAAACAATTGGTTGATCAGAGCTCACAGCATCGAAGCATTTCGATACTCTTTATGGCAGCTGGCCGAACCACACATAAAAAGAGCCATAGATGTCCAAACGAATAAAGAAGGATTGGTGGTGAATGTTGGTTGGAACAGTTCAGAAAGGCCTACAATAGAGGAAGCAGATAAATTCATAACATTCGTGGATAAGAAAAATCGAAGG ATGTATCCATGGAATCATCTAAACAACGCAGCCGTTGAAAGATGGAAGAAATCTTCTACGACTGTTGTTTGCATTTATATGTACTCGACGGCAGTATCTTCCAGACCGATTTTTGAACTGGTTTCAGAGAAGCTGCTCAAAGCGAAAACGCCCAAACCCAAACCGAAGGTTAAGCCGGTGTTACCTCCGGCAGCCGATGGCTACAGTTTTCGAGATGAGGTGAGGGCCATTCGAGAGACGTTTCTGCAAATGCGAGATTTGATGCACATTCTGGACAATCGGATTGCCCTGTTGGAGACAAAGTGTGACCAAACGTTCCAACCGGAACCAATGAtaccggtgagattcgaacaGCAGGGAGTGGGAGCAGTTGGAAAGTCATCTAGCGCAGATCCATTGCAATACGCGGAAATAAAGGAAGAAGACGATGACGAAGGCGAGGAATTTGATTAA
- the LOC5576260 gene encoding transmembrane protein 68 isoform X2 encodes MLTFVLPTLFVLLIYLSISFLYVYKLHSRFILQVYNDGDFDFWDVARTLVAVVWDAHGWIFHGYEVCGLDNLPETGPALIIYYHGAIPIDMYYLVARVYLKKSRLVYTVGDRFLEMLPGWSCLARVMKVSPGTVQSCSNVLKEGNMLSIAPGGVYEAQFGDSNYELLWRRRVGFAKVAIESKAPIIPMFTENLREGFRSIGFAKRLFIRLYNAVRFPVRPVYGGFPVKFRTHLGKPIEYDPSLTPEQLQEKVAFAIEELINKNQRIPGSILHGLIDRFVAKKKNE; translated from the exons ATGTTGACCTTTGTGTTGCCCACATTATTTGTATTGCTGATATACTTATCAATTTCGTTTCTCTACGTTTACAAACTACACAG TCGTTTTATCTTACAAGTGTACAATGACGGTGATTTCGATTTTTGGGACGTAGCACGCACTTTAGTCGCAGTTGTATGGGATGCCCATGGTTGGATTTTTCATG GCTACGAAGTGTGTGGTTTAGACAATTTGCCGGAAACTGGACCTGCGTTGATCATATACTACCATGGTGCTATTCCTATCGATATGTACTATCTTGTGGCCCGTGTGTATTTGAAGAAATCCCGTTTGGTCTATACCGTTGGCGATCGATTCCTAGAAATGTTACCCGGTTGGTCGTGTCTGGCTCGGGTAATGAAAGTAAGCCCTGGCACGGTACAATCCTGCTCTAACGTGTTGAAGGAAGGCAATATGTTATCAATTGCACCGGGTGGAGTTTATGAAGCTCAGTTCGGTGATAGCAACTATGAGTTGCTGTGGAGACGGCGGGTCGGATTCGCCAAAGTGGCCATTGAATCCAAAGCACCTATTATTCCAATGTTCACCGAAAACCTGCGGGAAGGGTTCCGTTCGATTGGCTTTGCCAAGCGATTATTTATTCGATTGTACAATGCCGTAAGGTTTCCGGTGAGACCGGTATATGGAGGGTTTCCGGTTAAATTTAGGACCCATTTGGGAAAACCGATCGAGTACGATCCATCGTTAACGCCGGAGCAACTGCAGGAAAAAGTGGCGTTTGCTATCGAGGAACTGATCAATAAGAACCAACGAATACCTGGCAGTATTCTGCACGGGTTGATAGATAGATTTGTGGCGAAAAAGAAGAATGAATGA
- the LOC5576260 gene encoding transmembrane protein 68 isoform X1 produces the protein MGTVAEELIALTNDTVMNSTIFSYIGQYVDLDYSIWLYRLLTPLMLTFVLPTLFVLLIYLSISFLYVYKLHSRFILQVYNDGDFDFWDVARTLVAVVWDAHGWIFHGYEVCGLDNLPETGPALIIYYHGAIPIDMYYLVARVYLKKSRLVYTVGDRFLEMLPGWSCLARVMKVSPGTVQSCSNVLKEGNMLSIAPGGVYEAQFGDSNYELLWRRRVGFAKVAIESKAPIIPMFTENLREGFRSIGFAKRLFIRLYNAVRFPVRPVYGGFPVKFRTHLGKPIEYDPSLTPEQLQEKVAFAIEELINKNQRIPGSILHGLIDRFVAKKKNE, from the exons ATGGGTACCGTGGCAGAGGAATTAATCGCACTTACTAATGACACCGTGATGAACTCAACTATCTTCAGCTACATAG GTCAATACGTAGATCTGGATTACTCGATATGGCTCTACCGGTTACTGACCCCTTTGATGTTGACCTTTGTGTTGCCCACATTATTTGTATTGCTGATATACTTATCAATTTCGTTTCTCTACGTTTACAAACTACACAG TCGTTTTATCTTACAAGTGTACAATGACGGTGATTTCGATTTTTGGGACGTAGCACGCACTTTAGTCGCAGTTGTATGGGATGCCCATGGTTGGATTTTTCATG GCTACGAAGTGTGTGGTTTAGACAATTTGCCGGAAACTGGACCTGCGTTGATCATATACTACCATGGTGCTATTCCTATCGATATGTACTATCTTGTGGCCCGTGTGTATTTGAAGAAATCCCGTTTGGTCTATACCGTTGGCGATCGATTCCTAGAAATGTTACCCGGTTGGTCGTGTCTGGCTCGGGTAATGAAAGTAAGCCCTGGCACGGTACAATCCTGCTCTAACGTGTTGAAGGAAGGCAATATGTTATCAATTGCACCGGGTGGAGTTTATGAAGCTCAGTTCGGTGATAGCAACTATGAGTTGCTGTGGAGACGGCGGGTCGGATTCGCCAAAGTGGCCATTGAATCCAAAGCACCTATTATTCCAATGTTCACCGAAAACCTGCGGGAAGGGTTCCGTTCGATTGGCTTTGCCAAGCGATTATTTATTCGATTGTACAATGCCGTAAGGTTTCCGGTGAGACCGGTATATGGAGGGTTTCCGGTTAAATTTAGGACCCATTTGGGAAAACCGATCGAGTACGATCCATCGTTAACGCCGGAGCAACTGCAGGAAAAAGTGGCGTTTGCTATCGAGGAACTGATCAATAAGAACCAACGAATACCTGGCAGTATTCTGCACGGGTTGATAGATAGATTTGTGGCGAAAAAGAAGAATGAATGA